The proteins below are encoded in one region of Pirellulales bacterium:
- a CDS encoding alpha/beta hydrolase-fold protein translates to MSPKKHLEVVDLRGHACQVYEPAQRNPHGWSLIFLHDVDAAGLEGREAYLEQFARHGLPCIAPKSGRSWWTERIWPGFDAALSAEQYVMDHVLSYAAEQWGSRPTQIALLGIGMGGQGALRLSFKYPNRLPIVAAMSPAIDFQLAYYDEDELALPAIYAEPEAARQDTATLHVHPLNWPRNIYFACDPADDPWFASAERLKMKLSALGIPHDADMQTTAQGRARAYSELMAAKALDYVAERLERERLRVAP, encoded by the coding sequence ATGTCCCCCAAAAAACATCTTGAAGTTGTCGACCTGCGAGGGCACGCGTGCCAGGTTTACGAGCCTGCGCAGCGAAACCCGCACGGCTGGTCGCTGATCTTCCTGCACGATGTCGACGCCGCCGGACTCGAAGGACGCGAGGCGTATCTCGAACAGTTTGCACGACATGGCCTGCCTTGCATCGCGCCCAAGAGCGGCCGAAGCTGGTGGACCGAGCGGATTTGGCCCGGCTTCGATGCCGCGCTCTCGGCCGAGCAATACGTGATGGATCACGTGCTGAGCTACGCGGCCGAACAATGGGGGTCGCGCCCGACGCAGATTGCGCTATTGGGCATCGGTATGGGCGGACAAGGCGCACTGCGGTTGTCGTTCAAGTACCCGAATCGGCTGCCGATTGTGGCGGCCATGTCGCCGGCGATCGATTTTCAGCTCGCCTATTATGACGAAGACGAGCTTGCCTTGCCGGCAATTTATGCCGAGCCGGAAGCCGCCCGGCAGGATACGGCCACGCTGCACGTTCATCCGCTGAATTGGCCGCGGAACATCTACTTCGCCTGCGACCCGGCCGACGACCCTTGGTTCGCCAGCGCCGAGAGGCTCAAAATGAAACTCTCGGCGCTGGGCATTCCCCATGACGCCGACATGCAGACCACGGCCCAAGGACGGGCAAGGGCCTATAGCGAGTTGATGGCAGCCAAGGCGTTGGATTACGTCGCCGAGCGTCTCGAGCGCGAGCGGCTCCGCGTGGCCCCGTAG
- a CDS encoding amidohydrolase family protein: MTDCNRALDLPDGQYIFGPLDGGEPFLRRDGVGLMPDGQALASGVQGMDHMVRTFRELTGCPVWEAVRMASLTPARIAGFDRELGSIAPGKRADLLVLDADLRVRQVFVDGRSSDSTCC, from the coding sequence GTGACCGACTGCAACCGCGCGCTCGACTTGCCCGACGGGCAATACATCTTCGGCCCGCTCGACGGCGGCGAGCCATTCCTGCGGCGCGACGGCGTGGGCCTGATGCCGGACGGGCAAGCCCTGGCGTCCGGCGTGCAGGGCATGGACCACATGGTCCGCACGTTCCGCGAGCTGACCGGTTGCCCGGTCTGGGAAGCGGTCCGCATGGCGAGTCTGACGCCCGCCCGCATCGCCGGCTTCGATCGCGAGCTGGGAAGCATCGCACCGGGCAAGCGGGCCGATTTGCTGGTGCTCGACGCGGATTTGCGAGTGCGGCAGGTGTTTGTGGACGGTCGTTCGTCAGATTCGACATGCTGTTAA
- a CDS encoding YciI family protein, with product MKVMVLVKASNGSEAGVMPSQQLLAEMGKFNEELVKAGVMLAGEGLHPSSKGKRVRFSGQQRTVIDGPFAETKELVAGFWLWKVKSMEEAVAWMMRCPNPHLDEGEVEIRQVFDPEDFAPIDPSGELRAAEARLREQVAAKQ from the coding sequence ATGAAAGTCATGGTTCTTGTCAAAGCCAGCAACGGTTCCGAGGCGGGCGTGATGCCCAGCCAACAGTTGCTGGCGGAAATGGGTAAGTTCAATGAAGAGCTGGTCAAGGCGGGCGTGATGCTGGCGGGCGAGGGCCTTCATCCCAGCTCCAAGGGCAAGCGCGTCCGGTTCTCTGGCCAGCAGCGGACCGTGATCGACGGGCCGTTTGCCGAGACGAAAGAGTTGGTCGCCGGCTTCTGGTTGTGGAAGGTGAAGTCAATGGAAGAAGCCGTCGCATGGATGATGCGTTGCCCGAATCCCCATCTCGACGAGGGCGAGGTCGAGATTCGCCAAGTCTTTGATCCGGAGGACTTCGCACCGATCGACCCCTCCGGTGAACTGCGGGCAGCCGAGGCTCGGTTGCGCGAGCAGGTGGCCGCCAAGCAATAG
- a CDS encoding sigma factor encodes MAALIRLVGDFDVAEEAAQEAFAAAVDQWRTTGVPRSPRTWIIQTAKHKAIDRAALSGGAGRRHRLAANPSALRSSPARAAIAHRLAEPCGGRCDGGRTAAGNAHGT; translated from the coding sequence ATGGCCGCCCTGATCCGGCTCGTCGGCGATTTCGACGTGGCCGAAGAGGCGGCCCAGGAAGCCTTCGCGGCGGCCGTCGACCAGTGGCGGACCACCGGCGTGCCCCGTTCGCCGCGCACCTGGATCATACAGACCGCCAAGCACAAGGCAATCGACCGCGCTGCACTGTCAGGAGGCGCGGGCCGAAGACACCGATTGGCCGCAAATCCTTCAGCTTTACGATCTTCTCCAGCGCGTGCGGCCATCGCCCATCGTCTCGCTGAACCGTGCGGTGGCCGTTGCGATGGCGGAAGGACCGCAGCCGGCAACGCTCATGGGACGTGA
- a CDS encoding DUF4162 domain-containing protein gives MDTINTLLGAQSRVRLLEVVRQQLADGTCVLYTTHYLEEAETLCDRIAIIDHGQIIAAGTLAELRGRVGERDAVRLAGRFDPAREALQQIEGADVVQAEAVELRLALADASRKLPELFTALAGAGAEIRETTVTRPSLESLFIHLTGKELRE, from the coding sequence TTGGACACGATCAACACACTATTAGGCGCCCAGTCTCGGGTGCGGCTGCTGGAGGTCGTGCGGCAGCAGCTCGCCGATGGGACGTGCGTCTTGTATACCACGCATTACCTGGAAGAAGCCGAGACGCTCTGCGATCGGATCGCGATCATCGATCACGGCCAGATCATTGCCGCAGGGACGTTGGCCGAATTGCGTGGCAGAGTCGGCGAACGGGACGCGGTCCGGCTGGCCGGCCGGTTCGACCCGGCCCGTGAGGCACTGCAGCAGATTGAGGGCGCCGACGTGGTTCAGGCCGAAGCGGTAGAATTGCGGCTCGCGCTGGCAGACGCCTCCCGCAAACTGCCCGAACTGTTTACCGCACTGGCCGGCGCCGGCGCGGAAATTCGCGAGACGACCGTGACCCGGCCGAGCCTGGAGAGCCTGTTTATCCACCTCACGGGCAAAGAACTGCGGGAATAA
- a CDS encoding amidohydrolase, translating to MLRRKLLALAAFLLAGPTLAAEADLILHRGKIVTVDRDFSLHSAMAVKDGRILMVGSDDDVLKTRGPMTKIVDLSGKTVLPGLGDSHVHPAAACLTEFDHPVPDMESIADVLAYITSRAKALPEGEWIVVRQVFITRLREQRYPTKAELDAAAPRHPVVFSTGPDASANSLALAKSGIDKDFQATGAGKIEKDPASGEPTGILRGAMQYLKVSSPDKKATPQERDERLLELLNDYTSVGITSIIDRDAKADVVEQYRRLHAAGKLPLRVRLSQDLDTSGKTADIVATIARIAADPLCQGDDRLRIIGLKTFLDGGMLTGSAYMLRPWGVSRIYSIDDPGYRGMRYIPDETLLSIVRAAVEHGLQFTAHSVGDGAVQALIDAYEEVNHSTPVAPTRPCVTHSNFMTQQAIDQAARLGVMVDIQPAWLYLDTRTLVAHFGYDRLRYFQPLKTLFKAGVTAGGGSDHMQKIGSLRAINPYNPWLGMWVTLTRRARWHDEPLHPEQALSRQQAIRLYTANNAKIMFLDDRTGSLEPGKLADFVILDRDLLECPVDEIRQTQVVATYIDGRAVYERR from the coding sequence ATGCTACGCCGCAAGCTGCTCGCCCTCGCCGCCTTCCTTCTCGCGGGCCCCACCCTCGCCGCGGAGGCCGATCTCATCTTGCACCGCGGCAAGATCGTGACCGTCGACCGCGACTTTTCGCTGCACTCGGCGATGGCCGTCAAAGACGGCCGTATCCTGATGGTCGGTTCCGACGACGACGTGCTGAAAACTCGCGGCCCGATGACGAAGATCGTCGATCTGTCGGGCAAGACGGTGCTGCCCGGCCTGGGCGATTCGCACGTTCATCCGGCCGCGGCCTGCCTGACCGAGTTCGATCATCCCGTGCCCGACATGGAGTCGATCGCCGATGTGCTGGCCTACATCACGTCGCGGGCCAAGGCGCTGCCGGAAGGTGAATGGATCGTCGTGCGGCAGGTGTTCATCACGCGCCTACGAGAGCAGCGGTATCCAACCAAGGCCGAGTTGGACGCCGCCGCCCCGCGTCATCCGGTCGTGTTTTCCACCGGCCCCGACGCTTCAGCGAACTCGCTGGCCCTCGCCAAGAGCGGCATTGACAAGGATTTCCAGGCCACCGGCGCCGGCAAGATCGAAAAAGACCCGGCCAGCGGCGAGCCGACCGGCATCCTCCGCGGCGCGATGCAATACCTCAAGGTGTCGTCGCCCGACAAAAAGGCCACGCCGCAAGAGAGAGACGAGCGTCTGCTGGAGCTGCTCAACGATTACACGTCGGTCGGCATCACGTCGATCATCGACCGCGACGCCAAGGCCGATGTGGTCGAACAATACCGCCGGTTGCACGCCGCCGGCAAGCTGCCGCTGCGCGTGCGGCTTTCGCAGGATCTCGACACGTCGGGCAAGACAGCCGACATCGTGGCGACCATCGCTCGCATCGCCGCCGACCCGCTGTGCCAGGGCGACGACCGGCTGCGGATCATCGGACTGAAGACCTTCCTGGACGGCGGCATGCTCACCGGCAGCGCCTACATGCTACGGCCGTGGGGCGTCAGCCGCATCTATTCGATCGACGATCCGGGCTACCGCGGCATGCGTTATATACCCGATGAAACGCTGCTGTCGATCGTCCGCGCGGCAGTGGAGCATGGCTTGCAGTTCACGGCCCACAGCGTCGGCGACGGCGCCGTGCAGGCCCTGATCGACGCCTACGAAGAGGTGAACCACAGCACGCCGGTGGCGCCCACGCGGCCCTGCGTCACGCACTCGAATTTCATGACGCAGCAAGCGATCGACCAAGCCGCCAGGCTGGGCGTGATGGTCGATATTCAACCGGCCTGGCTATATCTCGATACGCGGACCTTAGTGGCCCACTTCGGCTACGACCGGCTGCGTTATTTCCAACCGCTCAAGACGCTGTTCAAGGCCGGCGTGACGGCCGGCGGCGGCAGCGATCACATGCAAAAGATCGGCTCGTTGCGGGCGATCAATCCCTACAATCCCTGGCTGGGAATGTGGGTCACGCTCACGCGCCGCGCCCGCTGGCACGATGAGCCGCTGCACCCCGAACAAGCGCTGTCACGCCAGCAGGCGATTCGCCTTTACACCGCCAACAACGCCAAGATCATGTTCCTCGACGACCGCACGGGCTCGCTTGAGCCGGGCAAGCTGGCCGACTTCGTCATCCTCGACCGCGACCTGCTGGAATGTCCGGTCGATGAGATTCGCCAGACGCAGGTCGTGGCGACGTACATCGATGGCCGGGCCGTCTACGAGCGACGCTGA
- a CDS encoding YciI family protein encodes MKYMLLVYREEKALNDAEREQCYVKSTKLARDLHAKGNFVAASPLHPVSTATSVRLREGKRLVTDGPFAETREQLGGFYIVDARDLDEAVGIAERIPAATVGTIEIRPVLEIPGLPTD; translated from the coding sequence ATGAAATACATGTTGCTGGTTTACCGGGAAGAAAAGGCGTTGAACGACGCGGAGCGAGAACAGTGCTACGTCAAATCGACGAAGCTTGCGCGAGACCTGCACGCGAAGGGAAACTTCGTCGCGGCCTCGCCGTTGCACCCCGTCTCGACCGCGACGAGCGTGCGGCTGCGCGAGGGGAAGCGGCTGGTGACCGACGGCCCCTTTGCCGAGACGCGCGAGCAGCTTGGCGGATTCTACATCGTCGATGCGCGTGACCTGGATGAGGCCGTCGGCATCGCGGAGCGGATTCCCGCGGCGACGGTGGGCACGATCGAAATCCGCCCCGTCCTCGAGATTCCCGGTCTTCCGACCGATTAG
- a CDS encoding DoxX family protein, with protein sequence MQPETPQAPVSKGKLWTGWAMSLIPALFMLLDGVMKLVKPAPVVEATTKLGYSENVILPLGVVALVCTALYLLPRTAVLGAILLTGYLGGAVASHLRAGDGWFPIFFPVIFGVLLWGGLALRDERLCSLVPWRSDT encoded by the coding sequence ATGCAACCAGAAACCCCACAAGCGCCTGTCTCGAAAGGCAAGCTCTGGACTGGTTGGGCGATGAGCCTCATACCGGCGCTGTTCATGCTGTTGGACGGTGTCATGAAGCTGGTCAAGCCGGCCCCCGTCGTCGAGGCGACCACTAAACTTGGATATTCCGAAAACGTGATTCTTCCCTTGGGGGTCGTCGCGCTCGTCTGCACGGCGCTCTATCTGCTGCCGCGCACCGCGGTTCTCGGAGCGATTTTGCTCACCGGCTATCTCGGCGGGGCGGTGGCCAGCCATCTCCGCGCCGGAGACGGTTGGTTCCCGATTTTCTTCCCCGTGATCTTCGGCGTTCTGCTCTGGGGAGGGCTTGCGCTGCGGGACGAGCGGTTGTGCTCGCTGGTTCCTTGGCGGAGCGACACGTGA
- a CDS encoding ABC transporter permease: MNFVFNAAVKDLRRHLRDPLGLVIWLGMPLMIGGLLSLLFSGVEKAPPRPHLLVADEDGGLIGDLLVRAFAAGTAKTFLEVEEANTREGRERMGRGEASALLIVPPGFRSAVLRDRPTRLVLVTNPAQRILPGIVQEALEMVVESIFYLHRLAGPEVHELLADRADAAQQLTQEDISRISQSINETMQGARKYLFPPVIELGSSLDQAPTAEQVNPAKLRLPGILFMALLFMAGNLSGDVWRERDLGTLRRAACTPASTSALLAGKLLAAAVVIFGGALVVLSAGMLYLKLPLAKLPLSALWSAMAGVTFFLLFLNIQLYATNQRAGTVLTNCIVIPLMFLGGSFVPFDSMPAWMAAIGRKTPNGWALQQLEDILFDSTGAGSLATAITIVLASCVILFLISERRLRRLI, translated from the coding sequence ATGAACTTCGTCTTCAACGCCGCCGTCAAGGATCTGCGGCGCCACCTGCGCGATCCGCTGGGGCTGGTAATCTGGCTGGGAATGCCCCTGATGATCGGCGGACTGCTGTCGCTTTTGTTCTCTGGTGTTGAGAAGGCGCCACCACGACCGCATTTGCTCGTCGCCGACGAAGATGGAGGACTGATCGGAGACCTGTTGGTGCGGGCCTTCGCGGCCGGCACAGCGAAGACGTTTCTGGAGGTTGAAGAGGCGAATACCCGCGAAGGCCGCGAGCGGATGGGGCGTGGCGAGGCGTCGGCGCTTCTGATTGTTCCGCCCGGCTTTCGCAGCGCGGTGCTTCGCGATCGGCCCACCAGGCTCGTGCTCGTCACCAATCCCGCCCAGCGCATCCTGCCTGGCATCGTGCAGGAAGCGCTGGAAATGGTTGTGGAATCAATCTTTTACCTTCACCGCTTGGCCGGTCCCGAAGTACACGAGCTGCTGGCCGATCGTGCGGACGCTGCGCAACAACTGACACAGGAAGATATCTCGCGAATCAGCCAGTCGATCAATGAAACGATGCAAGGCGCGCGCAAATACCTCTTTCCGCCAGTCATCGAGCTAGGGAGCTCGCTGGATCAGGCGCCGACCGCCGAGCAGGTCAATCCGGCGAAGCTGCGGCTGCCGGGCATTCTGTTCATGGCCCTCCTATTCATGGCAGGAAACCTGAGCGGTGACGTGTGGCGCGAGCGCGACCTGGGAACGCTGCGAAGGGCCGCCTGCACGCCTGCCTCGACCTCGGCGCTGCTCGCCGGCAAACTGCTGGCCGCCGCGGTGGTGATTTTCGGCGGAGCCCTAGTGGTGCTGTCGGCCGGCATGCTGTACCTCAAACTGCCGCTGGCGAAGCTCCCCTTGTCCGCCCTCTGGTCGGCGATGGCGGGAGTCACGTTCTTCTTGCTGTTTCTCAACATTCAACTCTATGCAACCAATCAGCGGGCGGGCACGGTGCTCACCAACTGCATCGTGATTCCTCTCATGTTCCTGGGTGGAAGCTTCGTTCCGTTCGACTCCATGCCCGCCTGGATGGCAGCCATCGGACGCAAAACCCCCAACGGCTGGGCACTGCAACAACTCGAAGACATCCTGTTCGACTCCACCGGCGCGGGGTCGCTGGCAACCGCGATTACGATCGTGCTGGCCAGTTGCGTCATCTTGTTCCTGATCAGCGAACGCCGCCTGCGTCGGCTTATATAA